The Poseidonibacter lekithochrous region ATATTTAAGTATATTGATGTTATCTTTCTGGGAAAGATATATTTAAAAGGACAAAATCATGACAGCATGGATTTATTTAATAGCAGCAGGTTTATTTGAAGTGTTATTTGCTTCTACATTAAAATTAACAGAGAATTTTACTAAGTTAGTACCTACAATTGCATTTTTAGTTTTTGCAGCTACAAGTTTTTATTTATTAACAAAAGCATTAGAAGGTATTCCAATTGGCACTGCTTACGCTATTTGGACAGGTATTGGTGCAGTAGGTACTGTATTAGTTGGAATCTTTTTTTATAATGAACCTTCATCAGTTCTAAGATTGTTTTTCATTAGTACATTAGTGATTTCAATAGTAGGATTAAAAGTAGTTTCTAGTTAGTTTATTCAAAGAAGTAAAAATTACTTCTTTGGAATAAAATACATAACAGTTTCGTATATACCTTCCATATAGTGTCTTATATAGACTGTATACTCTTTTTTGATATCTAGTACCATTTGAGGTACTTTGTACCAATCTGCTGCTTTATGATAGATACAAATAGCAAGAATAGGGTGATACTTTAGAATAGTTTCTTTTGAACCCTCAATTGCATCTTGTTCTGCACCTTCAATATCCATTTTGATAAAATCAACTTTTTCTTTTATTAGATTATCTAAGGTATTGATATTCAAAGCTTGATAGTCATGAGCACAGTTTGTTTGGCTTTCATCTTTATCATTAGAGTTTTGAACTTTGTTTCCAAGGCCACAGTTGATAAACTCAATATTTTCATATTCAGAGAAGTTCTTCTTTGCAATATTTATATGTAAGTCATTTGGTTCAATACAATAAATCTTATTGAAATCTGGAAAATGGTTCATTATAGGTTTTAATGTATCACCAATATATCCTCCACCATCTACAAAGTTTATGTTTTTAATATCTGGTATTAGCTCACTATCGAAATACTGTTCATCGAAGTTATTCGTAAATCCATTCATAAACTCAAAATCATAAGTCATTTTGAAATTTAAGACTTTTGTAAAAACTTCTTTTGATTTTTCATCAGCTAATAAATTATAAGTTTTTTGATACTCTTTTTCATTCTGTTTAAAATCATCTTCAAAATCATCCATAAAAGGTGGTTGATTTAATTGTAGATTTGAGTATCTATAAAAAGAAAGATAGTTAAAATGTGTATATCCAAGCTCATCAAGTTTAGCTATTACTTCAAGAGGACTTCCTGTTGCTGTACATAATATAATTGCATCTTTTGGTACTTCTTCAATAGTAACTATATTTTTCTTTTTTCTTGAACTTTGTACTCTTGTAAAGTCATCAATGATTCCATCAACTTCTATATGCTTACAAATACTTTTTGTAAGTCTATTAATACCTAAGATGTATTTCTTTGTATCTTTTGAAGAGATAAAAAGTTTTGCTAACTCTTTATCTTTTTCGTTTATATAATCAAAACCAACTAAGTTCAATTATTTAGACTCTTCTAGTAATATTTTTAGGTTTCTAGTAGTTAAAAGTTTGATTGTTTCACTTTTCATTCCCTTAAGCTCTGTAGTAAAACCTTTTTTTGTAAATAGTGTATGAATATCAGCTTTTAATCCAATTGTTTCACAATCAGCTTTTAGCTTGTTTAAATCACTTTTTTTAAGTTTTGAGTTTGTTTGTTTACAGTTCCCTGCAATAATTTTTCCTGATTTAGTTTTAGCAACTAATGAAATTTCTATATTATCATCCCAGTATTTACCAATGTTTTTAATCTCATCATCTTTGTATAAATCAGTAATAAGTTCTAATCCTAACTCTTCAAAAATAAAATCACTAAAATCAGCTTTTCTAGCTTCATATTTTTCATAGAATTCTTTGAAGTCACCTTCTTTGATTCCTTTGTAAATTGGTGAAACAAATGCAAACCAAAATCGTAAAAAAGGAGTAGTAAATAGAAGTTTTTTAGCAATTTTACTATCACCTCTTTTATTAACTAAAAAGTTTTGAGAAGATTCAATTTCAACAATTCCTCTTTCAGTTAAGTTCTCAACACATTTCATTCCTTGTTCAAAAGTAATATGAGCTCTTTTGAATGATGAATATGTTCTTCTATCTCCTAATGCAATTCCTGATAATACAGCGTGATCTACACTATATCCACCTGTTAGGTTATGTACATTATTTCTTAGGTATGTGTAATCTTTTAAGATATATTTTTCTATTAATTCTGTTAGTGGTTTTGTTGTATCAATTTTGATATCCATTCCACCAAATACAGTAAAGTATTCAATAGCTGTTTCCATATCTTTTGGATTGTTTTGTTTACAAAAATGTTTAAATTGATTTTTTGTTGATTGATCTATTAAAAAGATGTTATTTCCTTTTGAAAATTTTATGCAATTATAGCATACATCTTATATAGTTGGATTATGAGAAAGCTTT contains the following coding sequences:
- a CDS encoding FkbM family methyltransferase, which encodes MNLVGFDYINEKDKELAKLFISSKDTKKYILGINRLTKSICKHIEVDGIIDDFTRVQSSRKKKNIVTIEEVPKDAIILCTATGSPLEVIAKLDELGYTHFNYLSFYRYSNLQLNQPPFMDDFEDDFKQNEKEYQKTYNLLADEKSKEVFTKVLNFKMTYDFEFMNGFTNNFDEQYFDSELIPDIKNINFVDGGGYIGDTLKPIMNHFPDFNKIYCIEPNDLHINIAKKNFSEYENIEFINCGLGNKVQNSNDKDESQTNCAHDYQALNINTLDNLIKEKVDFIKMDIEGAEQDAIEGSKETILKYHPILAICIYHKAADWYKVPQMVLDIKKEYTVYIRHYMEGIYETVMYFIPKK
- a CDS encoding DMT family transporter encodes the protein MTAWIYLIAAGLFEVLFASTLKLTENFTKLVPTIAFLVFAATSFYLLTKALEGIPIGTAYAIWTGIGAVGTVLVGIFFYNEPSSVLRLFFISTLVISIVGLKVVSS
- a CDS encoding DUF234 domain-containing protein: METAIEYFTVFGGMDIKIDTTKPLTELIEKYILKDYTYLRNNVHNLTGGYSVDHAVLSGIALGDRRTYSSFKRAHITFEQGMKCVENLTERGIVEIESSQNFLVNKRGDSKIAKKLLFTTPFLRFWFAFVSPIYKGIKEGDFKEFYEKYEARKADFSDFIFEELGLELITDLYKDDEIKNIGKYWDDNIEISLVAKTKSGKIIAGNCKQTNSKLKKSDLNKLKADCETIGLKADIHTLFTKKGFTTELKGMKSETIKLLTTRNLKILLEESK